From a single Pelobacter seleniigenes DSM 18267 genomic region:
- a CDS encoding PAS domain S-box protein: MADLLNHDSLFRAMINNHSAVMMIITPDSGEIVYANKAAEAFYGYPDGALTRMNISEINQLSSEEIKHEMNHALETRKNSFIFPHKLANGDLRKVEVHSSKIVFESREYLYSVVHDVTELKHSQDLIKHERELYRDLIDSQPIGIYRVRIFPLATWTNEAWLSSKNAPYEIEVLNDRFCEILGVSKEICLNNSGLLNDLIHPEDKADFAEGNEVANTNLNKFYWEGRLIINGNIRWVRFESLPRVLPSGDVIWTGSLQDITARKQAEESLRKAELKLRLTVENSTNLFYMHTADHVLTYVSPQSREFFDCEPEDAMIRWPEFLTDHPANQEGFLTTQRAIDTGKRQPPYQLECIGKKGRKIWVEVNEAPIIENGRTVAISGTLTDITKHKQAEKEREQFFKFFQTSTDLMCMANPNGRFMKINPAFTEVLGYSESELLSKDIIEFIHPDDKQSTLDEIEEQKRIGYSANFENRYLCKDDSVKWLSWRVSFSKEDGIAYAAARDISEKKQAEEALRESRSLLQSVLENIPIRVFWKNRDSNYLGCNTAFAHSSGFSKPEDLLGKNDFQMCWKNQAEAFRADDKVIMDSEATKLGIEQSLATPEGQMTWVRTSKVPLYDKDKKVIGMLGIDEDISSQKKKEEEKARLEEQLQQAQKIESIGQLAGGIAHDFNNMLGVILGHTELAIKKLNSSKPCLADLEAIRDAAKRSADLTRQLLTFARKQVISPKILDLNEIVGTMFKMLQRLIGEEIDLFWSPAQDLWPVEVDPSQIDQILANLCVNARDAISDTGKITIKTRNIPFDDKFCTSQPFEVLPGDYVCLSVSDDGCGIDKNVQAHIFEPFYTTKDIGSGTGLGLATVYGAVKQNNGFITFTSEPGMGTIFNIYLPRVDLTPQAARELEDKAIHHGNESILLVEDDLMLLPLQKAMLEESGYTVLEAATPSLALTIAEEHSGPIQLLITDMIMPSMNGKQLSEKLKDLQPGIKTLFMSGYTADMISTKGVIEEGVQFLQKPFSLDTLMAKVREVLDHS; this comes from the coding sequence ATGGCCGACCTACTTAATCACGACAGCCTGTTTCGGGCTATGATCAATAACCATAGTGCCGTAATGATGATTATTACTCCCGATAGCGGAGAAATCGTGTATGCCAACAAGGCCGCAGAAGCCTTTTATGGTTACCCTGACGGCGCGCTGACACGTATGAATATCAGCGAGATCAACCAGCTTTCCTCTGAAGAAATCAAGCATGAAATGAATCATGCGCTCGAAACCAGAAAAAATAGTTTCATATTTCCCCACAAGCTTGCAAACGGTGATTTACGAAAAGTAGAAGTCCATTCATCGAAGATTGTTTTTGAATCAAGGGAATATCTGTACTCGGTCGTTCATGATGTCACCGAACTCAAGCACTCTCAGGATTTGATAAAGCATGAGCGTGAGCTTTACCGCGATCTTATAGATTCTCAGCCAATTGGCATATACCGCGTCCGTATATTCCCACTGGCAACCTGGACGAATGAAGCCTGGCTCAGTTCAAAGAATGCACCCTATGAAATTGAAGTATTAAATGATCGTTTTTGCGAGATACTCGGTGTCAGTAAAGAAATATGCCTCAACAATTCAGGCCTCCTGAACGACTTAATACATCCAGAGGATAAAGCAGATTTTGCCGAAGGGAATGAGGTCGCCAATACCAACCTTAACAAATTCTACTGGGAAGGTCGCCTCATCATAAATGGAAATATCCGTTGGGTACGATTTGAGTCACTGCCGAGGGTCCTCCCAAGCGGCGACGTGATCTGGACCGGATCTCTGCAGGACATCACAGCACGCAAGCAAGCAGAAGAGAGCCTGAGGAAGGCAGAGCTAAAGCTACGGCTCACTGTCGAAAATAGTACAAATCTCTTTTACATGCATACTGCGGATCATGTTCTCACTTATGTAAGCCCACAATCACGTGAATTTTTTGATTGTGAACCCGAAGATGCGATGATTCGATGGCCGGAATTTTTGACGGACCACCCCGCGAATCAGGAAGGTTTTTTAACGACCCAGAGAGCCATCGATACTGGCAAACGACAGCCGCCTTACCAACTTGAGTGCATTGGGAAAAAGGGCCGCAAGATATGGGTTGAAGTTAACGAAGCACCAATCATCGAAAATGGTCGGACCGTTGCTATCTCCGGCACACTCACTGATATCACCAAACACAAACAAGCTGAGAAGGAACGAGAGCAATTCTTTAAATTCTTTCAGACGTCAACCGACCTGATGTGTATGGCTAATCCTAACGGTAGGTTCATGAAGATAAACCCCGCTTTTACAGAGGTGCTTGGCTATTCAGAATCGGAACTGCTGTCAAAAGATATTATTGAATTTATTCATCCCGACGATAAACAATCAACTCTTGACGAAATTGAAGAGCAAAAACGAATTGGCTATTCCGCGAATTTCGAGAACCGCTATCTCTGTAAAGATGATTCGGTAAAGTGGCTCTCCTGGCGAGTTTCCTTCAGCAAGGAAGACGGCATTGCTTATGCTGCCGCCCGGGACATATCTGAGAAGAAGCAGGCAGAAGAAGCACTGCGCGAATCGAGGAGCCTGTTACAGAGTGTTCTGGAAAATATCCCCATCCGAGTTTTCTGGAAGAATAGGGATTCGAATTATCTCGGTTGCAACACGGCTTTTGCGCATTCTTCGGGCTTTTCGAAACCCGAAGATTTACTGGGGAAAAATGATTTCCAGATGTGCTGGAAAAATCAAGCTGAGGCCTTCCGTGCCGATGACAAAGTGATCATGGATAGCGAGGCGACAAAGCTTGGTATTGAACAATCATTAGCAACCCCTGAAGGACAAATGACCTGGGTCCGGACTTCCAAGGTTCCATTATACGATAAGGATAAAAAGGTCATCGGTATGCTGGGCATCGATGAAGACATCAGCAGTCAGAAGAAAAAAGAGGAAGAGAAGGCAAGGCTTGAAGAACAACTACAACAGGCTCAGAAAATTGAATCGATAGGTCAACTTGCAGGTGGCATTGCCCACGATTTTAACAACATGCTGGGAGTCATTTTAGGCCATACGGAACTGGCCATTAAAAAGTTAAACTCTTCCAAACCATGCTTAGCTGACTTGGAGGCAATTCGTGATGCCGCCAAACGTTCCGCCGATCTAACCCGGCAGTTACTGACTTTTGCCCGTAAACAGGTTATTTCGCCCAAAATCCTTGATCTGAATGAGATTGTCGGGACAATGTTCAAGATGCTTCAGCGACTCATCGGCGAAGAGATAGACCTATTCTGGAGCCCGGCGCAGGATCTCTGGCCGGTCGAGGTCGATCCATCGCAGATTGATCAAATTCTCGCAAATCTCTGTGTCAATGCCCGTGATGCGATCTCCGATACAGGCAAGATAACCATCAAGACGAGGAACATTCCATTCGACGATAAATTTTGTACTTCTCAACCATTCGAAGTCCTGCCCGGCGATTATGTCTGTCTTTCTGTTAGCGATGACGGATGCGGAATAGACAAAAATGTTCAGGCCCATATCTTTGAGCCATTCTATACGACCAAAGACATTGGTTCCGGAACCGGTCTGGGATTGGCAACGGTTTATGGAGCCGTCAAGCAGAACAATGGCTTTATTACATTCACAAGCGAACCTGGAATGGGGACGATCTTTAATATCTATCTGCCTCGGGTGGACTTAACCCCACAAGCTGCTAGGGAGCTGGAAGATAAAGCTATCCACCACGGCAATGAATCAATTCTACTTGTTGAAGACGATCTTATGCTCCTGCCGCTTCAGAAGGCCATGCTTGAAGAAAGTGGCTACACGGTTTTGGAAGCTGCAACGCCAAGTCTTGCTCTCACTATCGCAGAAGAACATTCTGGTCCGATTCAGCTGCTGATTACCGATATGATAATGCCATCAATGAATGGTAAGCAATTGTCTGAAAAGTTGAAAGATCTTCAACCTGGGATCAAGACTCTATTTATGTCCGGCTATACGGCAGACATGATCTCCACGAAAGGCGTTATTGAAGAAGGGGTTCAATTTCTCCAGAAACCTTTTTCACTTGACACACTGATGGCTAAAGTGCGGGAGGTGCTTGATCACTCCTAA
- the tnpC gene encoding IS66 family transposase has product MDCHEPFWQSRRTLTPPKGRGFLLHTKSEIIARKDRELEQLREENRLLRLKVDALVRRVFGGGQSEKLFGDQLSMFEDQTPGQSEACVELPTETQALKKARKRQPRRPRYPEDLPVIEDILDPEPVKANPSLYRHIGEEVSEQLDYEPGRFLLRRQIRRTWVKRNAPDAAPITAVLPPKLLDRGLLAPGLLAHIVVGKYADHLPLYRQEQIFKQRYDVHLGRNTLCRAVELVANWLQPVTRRMFEDQLAGGYVQLDETPVRYLAPGQGRTPKGYLWVSNAPRGDTVFHWAAGRGYAQLQRWLPADFNCIIQTDEYKPYNKLASDFGCKAHAHCWAHVRRRFYQALEAGEHLVRNRWILHQIGLLYLIEKKLREQETTPVLRAAVRSWQSRPILDRLFTALEQMLESGRYKPKSLTGTAIAYALRQRDGLQVYVKHGQVEIDNNLIENAIRPAALGRKNWLFIGDEDAGWRSAVIYTILQSCKTHGIDPYSYLKDVLERLPHMKIQEIGQVTPAAWSKAKSIKRAS; this is encoded by the coding sequence ATGGACTGCCATGAGCCCTTCTGGCAAAGCCGAAGGACTCTGACCCCGCCCAAAGGACGGGGGTTTCTACTTCACACTAAATCAGAAATCATAGCCCGTAAAGATAGAGAGCTTGAGCAGCTGCGCGAAGAGAATCGGCTGCTGCGCTTAAAGGTCGATGCCCTTGTCCGCCGAGTGTTCGGCGGCGGACAGAGTGAAAAACTGTTCGGCGATCAGCTGAGCATGTTTGAGGATCAAACGCCGGGGCAGTCTGAGGCTTGCGTTGAACTGCCGACAGAAACGCAAGCCTTAAAAAAAGCGCGTAAGCGCCAACCCCGTCGGCCACGCTACCCAGAAGATCTTCCCGTCATTGAAGACATCCTCGATCCTGAGCCCGTCAAAGCCAATCCTTCGCTCTACCGCCATATCGGCGAAGAAGTCAGCGAGCAGCTCGATTATGAACCGGGGCGTTTCCTTCTGCGCAGACAAATTCGTCGCACCTGGGTGAAACGCAACGCTCCCGATGCCGCACCGATTACAGCTGTGCTGCCGCCGAAACTTCTTGACCGCGGCCTTCTGGCTCCGGGTCTGCTGGCTCATATCGTCGTCGGCAAATACGCCGATCATCTGCCGCTCTACCGACAGGAGCAGATCTTCAAGCAGCGCTACGATGTCCATCTGGGGCGCAATACCCTGTGCCGCGCCGTTGAACTTGTCGCCAACTGGTTGCAACCTGTTACCAGGCGCATGTTTGAAGATCAGCTGGCTGGCGGCTACGTTCAGCTTGACGAAACACCAGTACGCTACCTTGCTCCGGGGCAAGGCAGAACCCCTAAAGGCTACCTGTGGGTGAGCAACGCCCCGCGTGGAGACACGGTCTTTCACTGGGCGGCCGGACGCGGCTACGCACAGCTGCAGCGCTGGTTGCCCGCCGACTTCAACTGCATCATCCAGACCGACGAATACAAGCCTTACAACAAGCTCGCAAGCGACTTCGGGTGTAAAGCTCACGCGCACTGCTGGGCACACGTCCGCCGCCGTTTCTATCAGGCGCTCGAAGCGGGAGAGCATCTTGTACGCAACCGCTGGATTCTGCATCAGATCGGCCTGCTTTATCTGATCGAAAAGAAGCTGCGCGAACAAGAAACCACACCTGTGCTGCGCGCCGCCGTACGCTCATGGCAGAGTCGCCCGATTCTTGATCGCCTCTTTACCGCCCTTGAGCAGATGCTCGAAAGCGGCAGATACAAGCCGAAGTCACTGACCGGCACCGCCATCGCCTACGCCCTGCGTCAACGCGATGGCCTGCAGGTCTATGTTAAACACGGCCAGGTCGAAATCGACAACAACCTGATCGAGAACGCGATTCGTCCCGCAGCACTCGGACGCAAGAACTGGCTGTTCATCGGCGACGAAGACGCCGGATGGCGAAGTGCCGTCATTTACACCATCCTGCAGAGCTGCAAGACACACGGCATCGATCCCTATAGCTACCTCAAAGACGTCCTCGAACGCCTTCCCCACATGAAAATCCAGGAGATAGGCCAAGTCACACCCGCCGCCTGGAGCAAAGCCAAATCAATCAAACGTGCGTCGTAA
- the tnpA gene encoding IS200/IS605 family transposase gives MSRFRKLTHAIWHCQYHIVWVPKYRFRILEGELAQEVRACIRIFSGQSHCEIVELNIQKDHVHLIIMVPPKVAISELMGRLKGRSAIRILKNHPKLRKNRYWGNHFWAPGYCVDTVGLDTEMIRRYVRYQEAHEKKIEQQQLKF, from the coding sequence ATGAGCCGTTTTCGAAAATTAACACATGCCATCTGGCACTGTCAGTACCACATTGTCTGGGTCCCGAAATATCGCTTCCGAATATTGGAAGGCGAACTGGCTCAGGAAGTACGAGCATGTATACGGATCTTCAGTGGGCAAAGTCACTGTGAGATCGTCGAGCTGAATATCCAGAAAGACCACGTCCATCTGATCATCATGGTGCCGCCGAAGGTAGCCATTTCAGAGTTGATGGGGCGCCTGAAAGGACGATCAGCGATACGAATTTTAAAGAACCATCCCAAATTGCGAAAGAATCGCTACTGGGGGAATCATTTCTGGGCGCCCGGCTACTGCGTTGATACCGTCGGTTTGGATACTGAGATGATCAGACGCTACGTGCGGTATCAAGAGGCGCACGAAAAGAAGATAGAACAGCAACAACTTAAATTTTAA